One window from the genome of [Mycobacterium] stephanolepidis encodes:
- the holA gene encoding DNA polymerase III subunit delta, with amino-acid sequence MTDALHLILGDEELLVERAVTSVLHAVRGKTGADIPVNRLRAGQVDVAELAELLSPSLFSDERVIVVEAAAEAGKDSVTLIEQAAADLPPGTFLLVQHSGGGRAKALAATLQKLGAAVHDCARITKAAERADFVHKEFRRLGQKVDADVVAIVIDAVGSDIRELAAACSQLVSDTDGNVDEAAVRRYHSGRAEVSGFDIADKAVVGDVAGSTEALRWAMQRGVPHVLLADALAEAVHTIARVGPIKQNAYAAASELGMPPWRIEKAQKQARRWSRDAVAEAIRVVAALNADVKGVAADADYALESAVRKVAQLVNT; translated from the coding sequence GTGACCGATGCGCTGCACCTGATCCTGGGAGACGAAGAACTACTGGTCGAGCGTGCGGTGACCTCGGTGCTGCACGCGGTGCGCGGTAAGACGGGTGCGGACATCCCCGTCAACCGGCTGCGCGCGGGGCAGGTCGATGTGGCGGAGCTGGCCGAGCTGCTGAGCCCCTCGCTGTTCTCCGACGAGAGAGTCATCGTCGTAGAGGCCGCCGCCGAGGCGGGCAAGGACTCTGTCACCCTCATCGAGCAGGCGGCTGCCGATCTTCCGCCGGGAACCTTTCTGCTCGTTCAACATTCGGGGGGCGGTCGCGCGAAGGCGCTTGCTGCCACGTTGCAGAAGCTCGGTGCCGCGGTCCACGACTGCGCGCGGATCACCAAGGCCGCCGAGCGGGCCGACTTCGTGCACAAGGAATTCCGCCGCCTCGGGCAGAAGGTGGATGCCGATGTGGTCGCCATCGTGATCGATGCCGTCGGTTCCGACATTCGTGAACTGGCCGCCGCGTGTTCGCAGTTGGTATCGGATACCGACGGCAACGTCGACGAGGCCGCGGTGCGCCGCTACCACTCCGGACGTGCGGAGGTCTCCGGATTCGATATCGCCGACAAGGCGGTGGTGGGTGATGTCGCCGGCTCGACGGAGGCGCTGCGCTGGGCGATGCAGCGGGGCGTTCCGCATGTGCTGTTGGCCGATGCGCTCGCCGAGGCGGTGCACACCATCGCCCGGGTGGGACCGATCAAGCAGAACGCGTACGCGGCCGCGTCCGAACTCGGGATGCCGCCCTGGCGTATCGAGAAGGCGCAGAAGCAGGCGCGCCGGTGGTCGCGTGACGCGGTGGCCGAGGCCATCAGGGTGGTGGCCGCGCTCAACGCCGATGTGAAGGGGGTGGCGGCCGATGCCGACTACGCCCTGGAATCGGCGGTGCGCAAGGTGGCCCAGCTGGTGAACACCTGA
- the rpsT gene encoding 30S ribosomal protein S20, with product MANIKSQEKRIRTNERARLRNQATKSSLRTAVRGFRDALAEGDKEKAGELLVSTSRKLDKAVTKGVIHKNQAANKKSALALALNKL from the coding sequence GTGGCCAATATCAAGTCGCAGGAAAAGCGCATCCGTACCAACGAGCGTGCCCGGTTGCGCAACCAGGCGACCAAGTCATCCCTGCGCACGGCCGTCCGCGGATTCCGCGACGCGCTCGCCGAGGGTGACAAGGAGAAGGCGGGCGAGCTGCTCGTCTCGACCAGCCGCAAGCTGGACAAGGCCGTCACCAAGGGCGTCATCCACAAGAACCAGGCCGCCAACAAGAAGTCGGCGCTGGCCCTGGCTCTGAACAAGCTCTGA
- a CDS encoding circularly permuted type 2 ATP-grasp protein: protein MPNSGRPTRTAATPRLTRRDDQIFGGYRELVSEKGAYSKAFDEMFDADGNVRGPYKGIYAELAPTDAADLAARADALGRAFIDQGITFSLSGQERPFPLDLVPRVIAAAEWSRLERGIAQRVRALEMYLADIYGDQDILRDGVIPRALVTSCEHFHREAAGINPPNGVRIHVAGIDLVRDAQGTFRVLEDNLRSPSGVSYVMENRRTMARVFPDLFATHRVRAVDDYSSHLLRALRKSAATNEADPTVVVLTPGVANSAYFEHSLLARQMGVELVEGRDLFCRDNQVYMRTTEGERQVDVIYRRIDDTYLDPMQFRPDSVLGVAGLLNAARAGNVVISSAVGNGVGDDKLVYTYVPTIIEYYLGEKPIVANVDTYRCWLDDEREEVLDRIDALVIKPVEGSGGYGIVFGPDASEKERAAIAKKIRADPRGWVAQPVVQLSTVPTKIGDQLVPRHVDLRPFAVNDGDDVWVLPGGLTRVALPEGSLVVNSSQGGGSKDTWVLASRASVAERELSGAEVVPELPKAAEVEQGPEAATAGLQVQQQQQQQQVMS from the coding sequence ATGCCGAACTCGGGGCGACCCACACGCACGGCGGCAACGCCACGGCTAACCCGGCGAGATGACCAGATATTCGGCGGTTACCGCGAACTGGTATCCGAGAAGGGCGCTTACTCCAAGGCCTTCGACGAAATGTTCGACGCCGATGGCAACGTGCGTGGGCCGTACAAGGGGATCTACGCCGAGTTGGCGCCCACCGATGCTGCTGACCTTGCCGCGCGTGCCGACGCGCTGGGCAGGGCATTCATCGATCAGGGCATTACCTTCTCGCTATCGGGTCAAGAGCGCCCGTTTCCGCTGGATCTGGTGCCGCGCGTCATCGCCGCGGCCGAGTGGTCACGGCTGGAGCGTGGCATCGCTCAGCGGGTCCGGGCGCTGGAGATGTACCTGGCCGATATCTACGGCGATCAGGACATCCTGCGTGACGGAGTGATCCCCCGTGCCTTGGTCACATCCTGCGAGCACTTCCACCGCGAGGCTGCCGGGATCAATCCGCCCAACGGGGTGCGTATCCACGTCGCGGGTATCGACCTGGTGCGTGACGCGCAGGGAACCTTCCGGGTACTCGAAGACAATCTGCGGTCCCCGTCCGGGGTGTCGTACGTGATGGAGAACCGTCGCACCATGGCCCGGGTCTTCCCCGATCTGTTCGCCACCCACCGGGTGCGCGCGGTGGACGACTACTCCTCGCATCTGCTGCGCGCCCTGCGCAAGTCGGCGGCCACCAACGAGGCCGATCCGACCGTGGTGGTTCTCACACCGGGTGTGGCGAACTCGGCCTACTTCGAGCACTCCCTGCTGGCCCGCCAGATGGGTGTGGAACTTGTCGAGGGACGCGACCTGTTCTGCCGCGACAACCAGGTCTACATGCGCACCACCGAGGGGGAGCGTCAGGTCGACGTCATCTACCGCCGGATCGACGACACGTACTTGGATCCCATGCAGTTCCGTCCCGATTCGGTGCTCGGTGTCGCGGGTCTGCTCAACGCCGCGCGCGCCGGGAACGTCGTCATCTCCAGCGCCGTCGGCAACGGAGTGGGGGACGACAAGCTCGTCTACACCTACGTGCCGACCATCATCGAGTACTACCTCGGTGAGAAACCCATAGTGGCGAACGTGGACACCTACCGATGTTGGCTCGACGACGAGCGTGAGGAAGTGCTTGACCGCATCGACGCGCTCGTCATCAAGCCGGTGGAGGGGTCCGGTGGGTACGGCATCGTCTTCGGCCCCGACGCCAGCGAGAAGGAACGCGCCGCGATCGCCAAGAAGATCAGAGCGGACCCGCGTGGGTGGGTGGCCCAGCCCGTGGTCCAGTTGTCCACGGTGCCCACAAAAATCGGCGATCAGCTGGTGCCTCGGCACGTGGATCTGCGCCCGTTCGCGGTCAATGACGGTGATGACGTGTGGGTGCTGCCCGGTGGCCTCACCCGGGTAGCGCTGCCGGAAGGCTCGCTCGTGGTCAACTCCAGTCAGGGTGGCGGCTCCAAGGACACCTGGGTGCTGGCCTCGCGGGCCTCTGTCGCCGAGCGTGAGCTCTCGGGGGCTGAGGTGGTCCCCGAGTTGCCGAAGGCGGCGGAGGTGGAACAGGGGCCCGAGGCGGCCACCGCGGGTCTGCAGGTGCAACAGCAGCAACAACAACAGCAGGTGATGTCCTAA
- a CDS encoding alpha-E domain-containing protein, with translation MLARNAESLYWIGRYVERADDTARILDVTVHQLLEDASVDPDHASRVLLRVLGIDAPDIVLDVWSLTELVAFSRGVQGGSIVDSISEARENARGAREVTSTEMWECLNTTYNALADRERAARRLGPHEFFTYVEGRAAQFAGLADSTLSRDDGYRFLVLGRSIERVDMTVRLLLSRVGDRASSPAWVTLLRSAGAHDTYLRTYRGVLDASRVVEFMLLDRLFPRSVFHSLRQAELSLEELDHQPHSRVGARAEAQRLLGRARSELEFMRPGVLLEDLPTRLAGLQQTCRELGEAVALQYFHAAPWVAWTDAGGRHDVDPIEEGEI, from the coding sequence ATGCTGGCGCGAAACGCGGAGTCGCTTTACTGGATTGGCCGATATGTCGAGCGTGCCGATGACACCGCGCGCATCCTCGACGTCACGGTGCACCAGCTGCTCGAGGACGCCAGCGTGGATCCCGATCATGCCTCCCGGGTGCTGCTGCGTGTGCTGGGCATCGACGCGCCGGACATCGTGCTCGATGTGTGGTCACTGACCGAGCTCGTCGCGTTCAGCAGGGGAGTGCAGGGTGGGTCCATCGTCGACTCCATCTCCGAAGCGCGTGAGAATGCCCGCGGCGCACGCGAAGTGACGTCCACCGAGATGTGGGAGTGCCTCAACACCACCTACAACGCGCTGGCAGATCGCGAGCGCGCCGCCCGCAGACTCGGCCCGCATGAGTTCTTCACCTACGTGGAGGGGCGCGCCGCGCAGTTCGCGGGACTTGCCGACTCCACGCTCAGCCGTGACGACGGTTACCGATTCCTGGTGCTGGGCCGCTCCATCGAGCGGGTGGATATGACGGTGCGGCTGCTGCTGTCGCGTGTTGGTGACCGCGCATCCTCACCCGCCTGGGTCACGCTGTTGCGCAGCGCGGGCGCGCACGACACCTACCTGCGCACCTATCGCGGGGTCCTGGACGCGAGCCGGGTCGTCGAGTTCATGCTGTTGGACCGGCTGTTCCCGCGTTCGGTGTTCCACTCGCTGCGGCAGGCCGAGCTGAGCCTGGAGGAGCTGGATCATCAGCCACACAGCCGAGTCGGTGCGCGCGCCGAGGCGCAGCGACTGCTGGGCCGGGCCCGCAGTGAGTTGGAGTTCATGCGTCCCGGGGTGTTGCTGGAGGACCTGCCGACACGACTGGCCGGCCTACAACAGACCTGCCGGGAACTGGGTGAGGCGGTGGCGCTGCAGTACTTCCACGCCGCGCCGTGGGTGGCGTGGACCGATGCCGGTGGCCGCCACGATGTGGATCCCATTGAAGAAGGCGAGATCTGA
- a CDS encoding transglutaminase family protein has translation MWRLRVVHATGYAYKTPVTASYNEARLTPRSDGRQNVILNRVETVPATRSYRYVDYWGTAVTTFDLHAPHTELEVTGLSVVETDVAEKPEESVGWDDIHADAVIDRFDEYLSPSAYVPHSKRVQSVGKRIARDATPAEAIVAASKWVHSELDYVPGTTGVHSSALDALRERKGVCQDYAHLTLVLLRSMGIPARYVSGYLHPKGDAAVGETVDGQSHAWIQGWAGAWWDYDPTNDSEINEQYITVGVGRDYSDVSPLKGIYSGGGSTDLDVVVEVTRLA, from the coding sequence ATGTGGCGCTTGCGAGTCGTCCACGCCACCGGTTACGCCTACAAGACGCCGGTAACCGCTTCCTATAACGAGGCGCGGTTGACGCCGCGCAGTGACGGTCGCCAGAACGTCATCCTCAATCGCGTGGAGACGGTGCCGGCCACCCGCTCGTATCGGTATGTCGACTATTGGGGTACCGCCGTCACGACGTTCGACCTGCACGCACCCCATACCGAGCTGGAGGTGACGGGTCTGTCGGTGGTGGAGACCGATGTCGCCGAGAAGCCGGAGGAATCCGTGGGCTGGGATGACATCCACGCCGACGCCGTCATCGACCGATTCGACGAGTATCTGTCGCCGAGTGCATACGTCCCACACAGCAAGAGGGTGCAGTCGGTGGGCAAGCGGATCGCCAGGGATGCCACCCCCGCCGAGGCCATTGTCGCGGCATCGAAATGGGTGCACTCGGAGCTCGACTATGTGCCCGGAACCACCGGTGTGCATTCGTCGGCGCTGGATGCGCTGCGTGAAAGAAAGGGTGTGTGCCAGGACTACGCGCACCTGACATTGGTTCTGCTGCGCAGCATGGGGATCCCGGCGCGTTACGTATCGGGATATCTACACCCCAAGGGCGATGCGGCGGTGGGCGAGACGGTGGACGGGCAGAGCCACGCGTGGATCCAGGGTTGGGCCGGTGCGTGGTGGGATTACGACCCCACCAACGACAGCGAGATCAACGAGCAGTACATCACCGTCGGCGTCGGCCGGGACTACTCGGATGTCAGCCCACTCAAGGGCATTTACTCGGGGGGTGGCTCGACAGATTTGGACGTCGTGGTCGAAGTCACACGACTCGCCTAA
- a CDS encoding TetR/AcrR family transcriptional regulator: MVTKQATGLYGGRTADERRAERRRRLLEAGLEVMASSGWAATTVREICKTAGLNTRYFYECFDGLDELLVAVFDWIIEDSIATAGSAMAAAEKDSRSQVHAGVVGAVTALTADPRRARVIATEAMGSQRLTRRRMRLTHYMALMLGAARAEFDPDADPNYTAVQAEALAAGVAGTVLAWLDGRLRLEREELAEYTAQFVDQAMFTPLPVRNSVEH; encoded by the coding sequence ATGGTGACCAAACAAGCTACCGGGCTATACGGCGGACGAACGGCAGACGAGCGCCGCGCGGAGCGGAGGCGACGCCTTCTTGAGGCGGGGCTCGAGGTTATGGCCAGCTCCGGCTGGGCAGCGACAACGGTTCGGGAGATCTGCAAGACCGCCGGACTGAATACCCGTTACTTCTACGAGTGCTTTGACGGCCTCGACGAGCTGCTGGTCGCGGTTTTCGACTGGATCATCGAGGACAGCATCGCCACCGCAGGTTCGGCGATGGCTGCGGCCGAGAAGGACTCACGCTCGCAGGTGCATGCCGGTGTCGTGGGCGCGGTGACCGCGCTGACCGCCGATCCCCGGCGCGCCCGTGTGATCGCCACCGAGGCGATGGGCAGTCAGCGACTCACTCGTCGTCGTATGCGGTTGACGCACTACATGGCGTTGATGCTCGGTGCCGCGCGTGCCGAGTTCGATCCGGATGCCGACCCCAACTACACCGCGGTGCAGGCCGAAGCCCTGGCTGCCGGTGTCGCCGGCACCGTGTTGGCATGGCTCGACGGACGGCTGCGTCTCGAGCGTGAAGAACTGGCCGAATACACCGCACAGTTCGTAGATCAGGCCATGTTCACGCCGCTGCCGGTGCGTAACTCCGTAGAGCACTGA